GTTCTTGGTCAGGCCGAATTGCGCGAGAAGATCATTAAGCCGGGCGGTGCGCTCCTGCCGGCCCAGCGGCTGGAGTTCGAGAAACGCCATGAGATTCTGCTCCACCGTCGCGCGGCGGAGGATGCTCGGCTCCTGGCTGAGATAGCCCATCCCGCGATTGGCCCGGCGGAACATCGGCTCGCGCGTCACGTCATGCCCGTCGAAGACCACCTGCCCGCCATCGGGCGTCGTCATGCCGATGCTCATGCGGAAACTCGTCGTCTTGCCCGCCCCATTGCGGCCGAGCAGCCCCACGATCTCAGCGCGGTCCACGTGGAATGACACGCCGTCCACGACGGCCCGCTGGCCGTAGGTCTTGACGAGGTTGCTGACCTGGAGCAGTTGCATCAGGTCCGGATCGTAGGCGTTTGGGTTTGCAGCGGTGAGTGCCGCGACGTCGGCTTCACGGTCCGAGCGCCTCGCGCAACTGTCGCACAGCCTCGCACGGGTCGTCGCTGGCGCACACGCACGAACTCACCGCCACGCCTCGCCCCCCAACTGCGGCGAGTTGGCGCACGTTGGCGCTGGTGATGCCGCCGATGGCCAGGTGCGGCAGCGGAACGCGCTCGATGTACTGGCGGAGGTATTCGGGGCCGGCCAGGTGCGGTTTGTCCTTGGTCGTCGTATGGAACATGGGGCCCACGCCGCAGTAATCGGCGCCCGCCTTCGCCGCCGCTTCCGCCTGCGCCAGGTTGCTCGTCGAAACGCCGACGATGAGTTGCCGCCCCGCCAGCCGCCGCACGTGTCCCACCGGTAGATCGGTCTGCCCGAGGTGCACGCCCGTGGCGCCGACGAGCAGCGCCACGTCGGCGCGATCGTTGATGATGCTTGCAATGCCCGCGGCGCGGCAACGATCGACGACGACGGTGGCGCGACCGAGCAACTTGCCGTCCTCTAGGTTCTTCTCGCGCAACTGGATGCAGTCTGCTCCGCCGCCGATCGCCGCTTCGAGCACCTCGATCCATGGCAGCGTGCACAGCGACTCGGTGATCAGCACGCACAACCGCCACTGCGGGCAGGTCGCCGTGCCGAGGCGAAGCTGCAGCCGCTGCTCCGCTTCGTAGGCGCGGTAGCGCTGTGCTTCGATCGAAGCGGCCGCCGTGGCGTCGATCGCCTTGAGGTACTCCTCAAGACTGCGCAGCGCCTCGCTCAGTCGCTTGCCCGCCGCGATCACGATCGCCGCGACGCTCTCGCGCCGGCCCTCGCTTTCTGTCTTGATCGTGCGGCCGACGTCGCCGGGCGAATCGCGGTTCGCCTCCAGCCAGCCCGGCGGCAGGCGATCCAGAGCCAAGCGCAGCTCATGGCGGATGGACTTGAGTTGCGCCGCCAGATCGCGGTCGTCGGCGATGAACCGCGCGTAATCCTCCATGATGCGCAGCGCCTCGCGGGCGCGGTTCGCGTTGGCATCGAGGATGCGGGCGGGTGAGCGACTCACGGGCAATGCTATGCGGATGCGGGCGAATCTAGAACGGCCGGCGCGTCGGGTTCACCACGAGGTTGTCGCGGCCGGGAATGAGCAGGTCCGCGATCTCCACCGCTTCCGCAAACGACTCTCGCGCCTGCTCAAGGTTGAAGCAGTCGGCCAGCACCTGCCCCTTCTCGAGGTGCTCGATGGTCGCGATCGCGTCGCCGCAGATCAGCAGCGTGTAGCGCGGCAGCGCCAGCAGCAGCCCGGCGCTGCCAGGCGTGCGCCCGGGCAGCGGGAAGAGATCGACCCGATCCGCGAGGTGATCCGGAGCCGGTTCGAAGCGGCGCAGCAGCGCGATCTCATCGCGCACAATCTCCGCCATGTCCGGTTCACCCTCATCGCGGTTTTGCTCGAACTGCGCCACGAGCGCCTGCCCCACCGCCTCGCGCTCGGCGGCGGCGATCCACCACGTCGCGTGATCGAAGAGGCGCAGGCCGCGTCGGAGATCCGGTCGAAACGAAGTGAGAAAGACATGGGTGATCTGCGCGGCGCTCAGCCCGGATCGCTCGCGCAGGCGGGCCTCGAGAATTTCGCCCGGCAGCGATGGATCGACAATGATCGACCGATCGCCGCCGCGCAGCAGCGTCGTCGTCGCGTGTGGCGTGCGCACTTCGCCGCGCTCGCCCCAGAGCGGGTGCGCGGCCAGAGTTCCGATGCTGATGATGCGGTAATCCACTGGTGCTCCTTGCGTGGAGTTCATTACCGGCGCCGCGCCAGCAGCCAGTCCAGCACTTCAGGCAGAATCGGTCCGATCATCAGTACATGGCCGTAGTGCTCCATCCGGCGATACTCGACGTCCATGCCGCCGCGCTTCGCCTCGGCGACCACCGCCTCCACGCGCGAGGGCGCAATGATGGAGTCGAGCTGGGCGGCGACGGCCAGCGTCGGCGGAATCGTCGAGCCGCGCGAGTAGCTCGCTCCCGCCAGCCAGCACGCCGCGGCGATGCGATCGTGCCGCGCCGCCGAGATTCCACCCGTCATCATGGCGCCCATCGAATGGCCCAGCACGTAGATGCGATTCTCGTCGATGTCGTAGAGCGATTGCATCAGCGCGACGATCGAATCGAACGCGAGGCCGACATCCATCAGCGGCGACGCCTGCGGACTCACGACCGCAAAGCCCTTTTTGTCGGCGAGGCGCTTGATGATGCCGTCGCCGCCCGCCTCCATGAAGAAGTTCTCGTCGCCTCCCGCGCCGTGCAGCGCAATGACCAGCGGCATCGGCCCTTGCCGATCCACCTCGGCGGGTACGTAGATGCGGGCCGGCAGGTACAGTTCTTCCCCGAGCGGCACACCGTGCCACGTGTCGCCGCTGCGACCGGAGTATGGGTCGATTCCGGCCTCAATCATCGTGCATTCGCGATCGAGCGAACCGATCAGTTCGGAGTAATCGATGAGCAGGCCGGTTGTGTCGGCGCGCGAATCAGGATCTTCAAGCAGCGTCAGGCGCTGACGGAGCAGTGTCTGTGCGAGGAGCTGCTCCTGCGCGGCATCGGCTTTGCCGGCTGCGTCGAGCCGGGCGCCCAGCCGCCGCTGCGCTTCGTCGAGCGCCTCGGGCAGCACCGTCCAGCGACCGATGGGCGCGAAGGTCTGCGGCGGCTGATCAAAGGCAAATCCCCTCAGGCGCATCTCGCCCGAGCGCAGTTTGATTTCGCGCGTGCCGGCCCGCCAGGGTCCATCGAGGTGCGCCGTGACCGCGCCGCTCACGCGGCGCGATGCGTCGATGGACAGCATCAACTGGTTGATCGAACTCGTGGAAGATCCCGTTTCGTCGAACACAATCATCAACCCGGCTTCCTGCGGCGCTTCCACGCCCTCAGGCAGCGGGTAGATCGATGAGACGCGGAACGTGCACTCGCCGTCGAAGTCGCCGCCTTCAGACATCTGCCGCACGCTCGGACGGGCAGGATCGATCTCGAGGTGCAGCGAGCGAGCCAGCGCGAGAAAGGCTGCGTCCGAGGCATCACCCGGCCGCACCGCAAGAGCCGAGTTCAGCAGAAACACGACGCGGCCCAGATCTCCACCGAGGAATGACGCCGCCGCGCGATCGACCTGCAGGTTGAGACGCTCGAGTTCAGCGACATCCTGCAACGTCCACTGTCGCCAGACATCAGAAGCCGGCTGCACACCCTCGGGCGGCTCGGCAAGGCCATCCGCGAGGCGCAGCATGAATTGTGCGTCGAGCCGGTCGTAGGCGTTGATCAGATCGATACGGCTGATCCGCGCCGGATTGACGGGCTCCTGCCGTGCAGGAACCGCAGACGCGAGCACGAGCGTCGCACAGACTGCAGCGAACATCGATCTCACGCGGCTCCGTCGATTCATGCGCTCTCCTTGACCGCGCTCAGTGCCTCGAGCGCCCGCCGGCGTCCGTCTTCATGAGTGACGATCGGGAAAGGATAGGTGCGGCCGAGCGTGATGCCTGCCGCTCGAAGCACGTGCGCTGGTGCATCCCAGGGTCGATGGATGAATTCGTCGGGCAGGCCGCTCAACTCCGGCACCCATTCCCGAACGTACCTTCCCTGTGGGTCGAACTTTTCCCCCTGCGTCATCGGGTTGAAAATGCGAAAGTACGGAGCCGCGTCAGCGCCGCACCCGGCGCACCACTGCCACCCTAGCGTGTTGTTGGCCAGGTCCGCATCCACGAGCGTATCCCAGAACCACCTGGCCCCGTGCCGCCAATCGAGCAGCAGCTGTTTGACCAGCAGCGAAGCCGCCATCATGCGCACCCGGTTGTGCATCCAGCCGATGAACCAGAGCTGGCGCATCCCGGCGTCGACGTACGGGTAGCCGGTCATGCCGCGCTGCCACGCGCTCAAGTCCTTCCTGCTCCGACGCCAAGGAAAGCGGCCATATTGCTCGCGCAGGGGCCGTTCGGGTGTTTGAGGAAAGTGATGCAGCAGGTGATGAGCAAACTCACGCCAGGCAAGTTCTCGCAGATACGACATCGCGCCCTTCGACGGCCCACTCCGGCGGCTCTTGGCTTCGTGTCCGATCACCTCCGCCCACACGCGCCGAGGCGATACTTCACCAAAGTGCAGGTGCGGGCTCAGTCGTGATGTGCCGTCACGGTCGGGGCGATCTCGCTCGCCGTCGTACGCCGCGATCTCTTCCAGGAACCGCTTGATCTGCGCCTTCGCGCCCGCCTCGCCCGGCGTCCACTTCGAAGCGAAGCCTGAAGCCCAGTCAGGCGTCGGCAACAGTTTGAGTTGTTCGAGCTTTACCGACGCGGGCCACTTCCTCGGCGCCGCAAGGTGTCGGGGCGATGCGATCGGTTGGCCGATCTCCGGTCCACCCTGCAGCGCTCTCCAGAACGGCGTAAAGACCTGGTACGGCCCGCCCGTCTTCGTCCTGACCAGCTCGGGGTCGTGCAACAGCGACGAGTTGAATGACTCCCACTTTACACCGCGACCGCTCAGCAGCTTCTCGACTTCTCGCTCGGCCTTGACCGCTGCCGGTTCGTAGCGGCGCGACCAGTAGATTGCAGTAGCGCCGGATTGCGCGATCAGCTTTGGCAGCTCTTCGCGGGCGGGCCCGATTCGAACGATGAGTCGTGAGCCGCACCGTTTCAGTTGGCCATCCAGAGAGACAAGCGAGTGGTGCAGCCACCACCGGCTCGCCGCGCCCATGGGCCAATCTCTCTCGTCGGCAGGCGACCAGATGTACACCGGAACAATCGGCTCGCCGCGATCGACAGCGGCACGCAATGCGGGCTGATCATCGAGCCGCAGATCCTGGCGAAACCAGACGATTGTGGTCATGACGCGATCGAGTCCCGCATCCGATCGAAGTCGGCCCAGTAGCCCGGATAGGTCTTGGCGACGCAGCCGGGATCGGCGATGCACACGCCCGGCCGCACCAGTCCGGCGATTGAGAACGCCATGGCCATGCGGTGATCGTCGTACGTCTCGATCACGATCTCGTCGCGCCGCTGCCGGGCGTCGGCGGCGGGTTCGATCACGAGCAGTTCATCATCTTCGATCTCCACGGCGGCGCCGAGTTTGGCCAGTTCCGCCTGCAGGGCGGCGAGGCGGTCCGTCTCCTTGTGCCGCAGCGTGGACAGGCCCCGCAGCACCGACTCACCTTGGGCGAACGCGGCAACGACGGCGAGTGTCATCGCGGCGTCGGGCATGAGGATGCAGTCGAAATCGATGCCGCGCAGCGGTTCCTTGGCCCCGGAGATCGTGAGAAAGTCGCGGCCGAACGTGAGACTCGCCCCCATCTCGTGCAGCGCATCGGCGAAGCGCACATCCGGCTGCAGCGATCCCTTGCCCAGGCCTTCGATCGTGCACACCGAGCCGGGGCTCAGCGCCGCCGCTGCGAGGAAGTACGTCGCGCTCGACGCATCCGGCTCGATGTTCACGTCCACGCCTTCATACGCACCGGCGGCGACGTCGATGCGATCGAGCGGAGCCGTCGCGTCAATCGTCGCGCCGAATCGGTCCATGCACCCCAGCGTCATGGCGATGTAGCCGGGCGACGTGAGCGACGCAGCCCGGATCGACAGCCCTTCGCGCATGTGCGGTCCGATCATGAGCAGGGCGGAAATGAACTGGCTCGACAGCGTCGGTCCGACCGCGACTGACCCGCCCTGCAGCGCCGCCGGATGAACGCGCAGCGGCAGCGCCGCATCGCCTTCAAGGCAGTCGATCTTCGCACCCAGTGACCGCAGGAGTTCGAGCAATTCACCGACGGGCCGCCGGCGCATCCGGGCGTTGCCGTCGATCACGACCGGCGCATCCGCCAGCGCGCTCGCAGCGGTAAGAAACCGAACGGCCGTACCGGCGTTGTGCAGATCGAGCGCGGCACCGCCGCGCAAGGCGCCGCCGGCGCCGGTCACGTGCAGCGCCTTCCACGACTGCGGCTCATCGCCCTCTTCGATCTCGATGTCAATTCCGAGTTGCCCCAGCGCCGCGACCATGACCTCAGTATCATCGGCCCGCAGCGGCCGGTGCAGCGTCGATCGGCCCTCGGCCAGCGCCGCGAGCAGCAGACAGCGGTTCGTCAGGCTCTTGGAGCCGGGCGGCGTGATGGAGAACCGAAACGGCGCCGAGAGCGGCGCGATCGCTCTCGCATCACCATGTGCCGGAGGCGAAGCCATGAGTGATTCTAAGCCAGGCGGTCCCACCACCGCGCTGCGCCCAGCGCCAAACGCTGCATGAGCGATTGCCGCACGAAGTGGGACACCGCCTCCTGGAGCGCCCGTTGCACGAGCGGCTCCACGTCAATCCCGTGAAGTTCGCCGCCGTCGAATCGGCGCTGCAGGCCATAGGCCGTCTCTTCCAGCGGGTGGGTGTGGTAGCCCTGTCGCAACAGGAGTAAGCCGTACATCGCCAGGAATGCGCGCGGCCCGAGCTGCCGCCACTGGATGACGTGTAGGAGTTCGTGGAAGATGAGCGACTCGTCGCACTCAAGTCCGCGTCGTACGAAAACCAGTTCGCCCAAGGTCAGGCCTGCCGCATCAGGAAACGCCACGGCATCGGCGACGTCAGCCGGCAGTCCCCATTGCTTCAACGGCGGCGGGGGAACCTGCTCGACGGCGACGACGCGCGCCACATCGAGCAACGTCGTGGGAAAGTGCTCGGCCAGACGCCGAAAGCCAAGCGCAACAATCGATCGCGACGCGGATGCGTGCTGGAGACGCAGTCGATTCTGCCATTCATTCGCCCGCGCGAGCAGGGCCGGCAGACGCAGCGCCAGGCCTGCGCCTCTCATTCCTTGCGAAATACGGCGACGACATTCTCGACCGGCACGACGAAGAGGCGGTTGTCGCCTTCGAAGTCCACCGGGATCGCATCCTTCGGGTTGAAGAGCACGCGGTCGTACTGGCGGATCGGGTAATCCTCGTCATGCTCGACCTGCGCGCTGACCGCGACGATGCGGCCGGTCAGCGTCGGGATCTCGATCTTGTCGGGCAGGTGAATACCCGACTTGGTCTGCTTGCGGTCCTCATCCTTGCGAATGAGCACGCGCGCGCCGATGGGCTCGACGATCTCGATCGACTGGCTCGGTGTGGACTGTTTGGATGAATCCGTGCTCACGTTTGGCGGCTTTCCTGCCTGGCGATCACGGCTTGCAGCGCCACTCGCGCCTGCAAGCACGATCGACTCAATGGCAAGTATAGGGACTCCGCATCTGCAAGACTTCCGCGAGCTGCCCCTTGGTTCATCCTCTCGGCGGAGTCGGCGCCATAAAGAACGCCGCGAGAGCAGAGCGCAGCTGCATTTTCAGGACACCAACTTGCGGACACGCCCTGCTTCGATTCGTGCGCAGCGCGTTTGATCCTGCGTTTCAGTCGCAGGCGACATTCAGGGTGGCTTGCCTGCGCGCGCCCGCGCTCAGGCGAAGCTAATCTCCTGTGATGGGCGGCGGCTCTTGCTCGAGCCGGTTGTTCATCATCTTCCCTTTTGAAAGAAGGTGCTCCATGCCGTCTGCTTCCCTGTCCCGTTTGTCAATGCGCGCGGCTGTTGCAGTCGCCGCGACCTTCGCCGGTGCGGTCTTCGGGGACACTATTCGCGTGCCCCAGGATTACCCGGAGATCATTGACGCTATCAATGCAGCGCATCCCAACGACCTCATCCTTGTCGATCCCGGCACATACACGGGATTCGGCTGGGGAAACAAGGTCGTCACAGTGCAATCCACTCAGGGTCCGCTCGTCACGCGCATCGTCGGCGGTGTCTTCTTCGATGCCGCTGCCTATGGCGTCGATCGCCGCCTCGACGGCTTCACCATTACTGGGCGCGCAGACGGCGTCTTTTCGACGCGCGGCGGCGGCGGGCACGTCGTCAACTGCATCTCCGCCAACAATGAGGGCCGCGGAATGGGCGCGTACGAGTCGAACCTCTATATCGAGAACTGTCTGATCGCGCACAACAACCTCTCGTGGGGATTCGGCGGCGGCATCACCAACCAGGGCGGCGCCATCTACGCCACAAACGTCACCGTCGTCGCCAACCTCGGCGTCGACAGCGCCGGCATCTGGGACATGTCGTACTTCGGACAGTCAACCTACACCAACTGCCTCGTCTGGGACAACGGTCCTTATGCCATCGCCGGCACGGCCACGTTCATGTTCTGCAATACCGATCCGCTCCAGGATGGTCTGGGGAACATCAGCGTCGATCCTCGCTTTGTCGATTCCGGCGCGGGCAATTACCGGCTCGCGCCCGGCTCGCCGTGCATCGATGCGGGCAGCACGTTGACGCTTCCTCCCGACATGACGCTCGACCTCGACGGACTGCCTCGTCGCGTCGACGATCCCAACACGATCGACACCGGCGCCGGGCCCCCGCCCATCATCGATATCGGGTGCTACGAGTTCCAGGCCGGAGGCGGATTCGCGTGCAGCATCACGACGTCCTGTCCGAATTCCGGCGCGGCGACGCTGTCCTGGACCGGAAGCACGCCCACAGCCCGGGTCGTGCTGCTCTTCTCACCGCAAGCCGGGCAGTTCACGATTCCTCCGGGCCGCCCCTGCAGCGGCTCCGTGATAGGGCTCGAGCCGCGCGGCCTGGTCGTCCGAACCGGCCCCGCATTCACCTCCGATCTTGAGGGCGCCGGGCAGGTTACGGGATACATGTCAGCAGCCGCCTGCGGCGGCCTGATTCAACTGCTGGACCTCGGCTCGTGCGGGACCAGCGAGGTGGTGCAGGTGCGCTGAGGACCGCGCGTGAGGCAAACCCGTCACTCTTTCCGGGGCCGGCGATCAAGTCCGGCCCCGATTTTTATGCTCAGTGCCACGCGCCGCTCCGCCCTGATGCCGAAACCCGCCCTTGCCTCCTAGCATGCTCGACGGCGCACCATCGAATTCGCGAATCTTCGCCACCGAGGGAACTTTCCGTGGACCAACTTTCCGCCGACTTTCTGAACCGACTCGCCGGACGCGATCCGCAGGCCGCGGAGATCATCACCCGCGAGGCACGCCGGCAGGAGACGACGCTCGAACTCATCGCGTCCGAAAACCATGTCTCGACGATGGTCATGCACACGATGGGCACCTGCCTGACCAACAAGTACGCCGAGGGCTATCCCGGCGCGCGGTACTACGGCGGCTGCGAGTTCCACGACCAGATCGAGAACCTCGCCCGCGAACGCGCCAAAAAGCTCTTCGGCTGCCAGTTCGCCAACGTGCAGCCCCACAGCGGCGCGCAGGCCAACATGGCCGTCTTCATGGCGATGATGGAGGTCGGCGACACGTTCGCGTCACTGGTGCTCAAGGACGGCGGCCACCTCAGCCACGGGATGAAGATCAATTTCTCCGGCCGCTACTTCAAGCCCGTGCACTATCCGCTCGTCTACGACGCGACCAATCCGCGCTTCGAGCACATCGACTACGAAGCCATGCGCGCCGTGTGCCTCGAGCACAAGCCGAAGATGATCCTGTGCGGCTACTCGGCCTATCCGCGTACGATCGACTTTGCGAAGTTCCGCGCCGTGGCCGATGAATGCGGCGCCA
This genomic interval from Phycisphaerales bacterium contains the following:
- the thiE gene encoding thiamine phosphate synthase, which gives rise to MSRSPARILDANANRAREALRIMEDYARFIADDRDLAAQLKSIRHELRLALDRLPPGWLEANRDSPGDVGRTIKTESEGRRESVAAIVIAAGKRLSEALRSLEEYLKAIDATAAASIEAQRYRAYEAEQRLQLRLGTATCPQWRLCVLITESLCTLPWIEVLEAAIGGGADCIQLREKNLEDGKLLGRATVVVDRCRAAGIASIINDRADVALLVGATGVHLGQTDLPVGHVRRLAGRQLIVGVSTSNLAQAEAAAKAGADYCGVGPMFHTTTKDKPHLAGPEYLRQYIERVPLPHLAIGGITSANVRQLAAVGGRGVAVSSCVCASDDPCEAVRQLREALGP
- the aroA gene encoding 3-phosphoshikimate 1-carboxyvinyltransferase, which codes for MASPPAHGDARAIAPLSAPFRFSITPPGSKSLTNRCLLLAALAEGRSTLHRPLRADDTEVMVAALGQLGIDIEIEEGDEPQSWKALHVTGAGGALRGGAALDLHNAGTAVRFLTAASALADAPVVIDGNARMRRRPVGELLELLRSLGAKIDCLEGDAALPLRVHPAALQGGSVAVGPTLSSQFISALLMIGPHMREGLSIRAASLTSPGYIAMTLGCMDRFGATIDATAPLDRIDVAAGAYEGVDVNIEPDASSATYFLAAAALSPGSVCTIEGLGKGSLQPDVRFADALHEMGASLTFGRDFLTISGAKEPLRGIDFDCILMPDAAMTLAVVAAFAQGESVLRGLSTLRHKETDRLAALQAELAKLGAAVEIEDDELLVIEPAADARQRRDEIVIETYDDHRMAMAFSIAGLVRPGVCIADPGCVAKTYPGYWADFDRMRDSIAS
- the lptB gene encoding LPS export ABC transporter ATP-binding protein, with translation MQLLQVSNLVKTYGQRAVVDGVSFHVDRAEIVGLLGRNGAGKTTSFRMSIGMTTPDGGQVVFDGHDVTREPMFRRANRGMGYLSQEPSILRRATVEQNLMAFLELQPLGRQERTARLNDLLAQFGLTKNRHQSSRTLSGGERRKLEIARCLIKNPDLILLDEPFSGVDPLAVEDLQREILRLREQRGIAMLITDHNVLQTLRVCDRAYILNDGRILAEGPPKDLIRDEIVRQSYLGSMFRGDEFD
- a CDS encoding deoxyribodipyrimidine photo-lyase; the encoded protein is MTTIVWFRQDLRLDDQPALRAAVDRGEPIVPVYIWSPADERDWPMGAASRWWLHHSLVSLDGQLKRCGSRLIVRIGPAREELPKLIAQSGATAIYWSRRYEPAAVKAEREVEKLLSGRGVKWESFNSSLLHDPELVRTKTGGPYQVFTPFWRALQGGPEIGQPIASPRHLAAPRKWPASVKLEQLKLLPTPDWASGFASKWTPGEAGAKAQIKRFLEEIAAYDGERDRPDRDGTSRLSPHLHFGEVSPRRVWAEVIGHEAKSRRSGPSKGAMSYLRELAWREFAHHLLHHFPQTPERPLREQYGRFPWRRSRKDLSAWQRGMTGYPYVDAGMRQLWFIGWMHNRVRMMAASLLVKQLLLDWRHGARWFWDTLVDADLANNTLGWQWCAGCGADAAPYFRIFNPMTQGEKFDPQGRYVREWVPELSGLPDEFIHRPWDAPAHVLRAAGITLGRTYPFPIVTHEDGRRRALEALSAVKESA
- a CDS encoding MBL fold metallo-hydrolase → MNSTQGAPVDYRIISIGTLAAHPLWGERGEVRTPHATTTLLRGGDRSIIVDPSLPGEILEARLRERSGLSAAQITHVFLTSFRPDLRRGLRLFDHATWWIAAAEREAVGQALVAQFEQNRDEGEPDMAEIVRDEIALLRRFEPAPDHLADRVDLFPLPGRTPGSAGLLLALPRYTLLICGDAIATIEHLEKGQVLADCFNLEQARESFAEAVEIADLLIPGRDNLVVNPTRRPF
- a CDS encoding co-chaperone GroES translates to MEIVEPIGARVLIRKDEDRKQTKSGIHLPDKIEIPTLTGRIVAVSAQVEHDEDYPIRQYDRVLFNPKDAIPVDFEGDNRLFVVPVENVVAVFRKE